In Capsicum annuum cultivar UCD-10X-F1 chromosome 7, UCD10Xv1.1, whole genome shotgun sequence, one genomic interval encodes:
- the LOC107855271 gene encoding 1-aminocyclopropane-1-carboxylate oxidase 3 gives MENFPIINLEKLNGDERSTTMEMIKDACENWGFFELVNHGIPHEVMDTVEKLTKGHYKKCMEQRFKELVASKGLDAVQAEVTDLDWESTFFLRHRPVSNIADVPDLDDEYREVMRDFAKRLEKLAEELLDLLCENLGLEKGYLKKAFYGSKGPNFGTKVSNYPPCPKPDLIKGLRAHTDAGGIILLFQDDEVSGLQLLKDEQWIDVPPMRYSIVVNLGDQLEVITNGKYKSVMHRVIAQTNGTRMSLASFYNPGNDAVIYPAPALIEKEEEESKQVYPKFVFDDYMKLYAGLKFQAKEPRFEAMKAMEADVKVDPIASA, from the exons ATGGAGAACTTCCCAATTATCAACTTGGAAAAGCTCAATGGAGATGAGAGATCCACCACCATGGAAATGATCAAAGATGCATGTGAGAATTGGGGCTTCTTTGAG TTGGTGAACCATGGGATTCCACATGAAGTAATGGACACAGTGGAGAAATTGACAAAGGGACATTACAAGAAGTGCATGGAACAGAGGTTCAAGGAATTGGTGGCCAGCAAGGGACTTGATGCTGTGCAAGCTGAGGTTACTGATTTGGATTGGGAAAGCACTTTCTTTTTGCGCCATCGTCCTGTTTCTAACATTGCTGATGTACCTGATCTTGATGACGAATACAG AGAGGTCATGAGAGATTTTGCAAAAAGATTGGAGAAGTTAGCTGAGGAGTTACTGGACTTACTCTGTGAAAATCTTGGGCTTGAAAAGGGTTACTTGAAAAAGGCCTTTTATGGATCAAAAGGTCCCAATTTCGGAACCAAGGTGAGCAACTATCCACCATGCCCCAAGCCTGATTTGATCAAGGGACTCCGCGCCCACACAGATGCTGGTGGCATCATACTTCTCTTCCAAGATGACGAAGTGAGTGGCCTTCAACTCCTCAAAGACGAACAATGGATCGATGTCCCTCCCATGCGCTACTCTATTGTGGTTAACCTCGGCGACCAACTTGAG GTGATCACCAACGGGAAGTATAAGAGCGTTATGCACAGAGTGATTGCACAAACAAACGGGACTCGCATGTCACTTGCTTCATTTTATAATCCAGGAAACGATGCAGTGATCTATCCAGCACCAGCTTTGATCgaaaaagaggaagaggaaaGCAAGCAAGTGTACCCAAAGTTCGTGTTTGATGACTACATGAAGTTATATGCTGGACTCAAGTTTCAGGCCAAAGAACCAAGGTTCGAAGCCATGAAAGCCATGGAAGCTGATGTGAAAGTTGATCCAATTGCAAGTGCTTAA